A portion of the Tachyglossus aculeatus isolate mTacAcu1 chromosome 24, mTacAcu1.pri, whole genome shotgun sequence genome contains these proteins:
- the SON gene encoding protein SON isoform X7: MAANIEQIFRSFVVSKFREIQQELSSGRVEGQLNGETSPPVEGNPSGDEAACARNLPNEEIVQKIEEVLTGVLDTELRCKPDVKEASRKSRCVSVQTDPTDEIPTKKAKKHKKHKNKKKKKKKEKEKEKKYKRQPEDSKPKLQVHHAGEPGVESDPYLKFDSESPVMAPAHSGKALGLPEPPAEPAMAPGLSEPLPGPLEAPEATMEVSEPPLKEGTKSSATTTEPSEPPVPGTPGFLWAEHLEPRPAELAAAATPRLSELHGTISLEQYASPVPKPPEPTPEERMTEGPAPPALEPSESLETAPETPLEALPGPSVGTPEQLPGVVTLEFPEPPAAATPQELAEPPAGSGPEALGPPATTALEPPGPPAVAVPEWVGPPATVALEWAGPPLTQALELPGPPATTVLELAGFPATRAPGSPEPPVTREPGSPEPPVMMELGSPEPPAMMEVGSPEPPAMTEPPAVLGAPGLPATAALGSPGSPATTALGSPGPPATPALESSLYTPVLPMSVETSQEVPEPPATAPASAQESPGLPSAATAGLELPGQPWEPVGGSESPGPPSAPAAWQPSAAVAGLESPGQPPATTAGPELPGLPAAPTGLEAAGQPEAAAGLEAPGPPAVTTTAPELPGPPAVTTTAPELPGPPAVTTTALEASGLPAATTAGALVLELPGQPSAVAAAAATTSEPTAMTLSESPEPPETTALESYCTVAQVLPATLVGETSASVAVDSMMATESHMLVSNTLESHMLASSSMDSHMLASSTMDSQMLASSTMDSQMLASSTMDSQMLASSTMDSQMLASSTMDSQMLASGAMSSHMLATSSMSSQMLATSSMDSQMLATSSMDSQMLATSSMDSQMLATSSMDSQMLATSSMDTQMLASSSMDSQMLASSSMDPQMLASGTMDPQMLASGTMDAHMLASGTMDAHMLASGAMDSQMLASSTPESSMLGSSRLAQDPYRLAQDPYRLAQDPYRLAQDAYRLGHDPYRVGHDPYRLAPDPYRMAARPYRLSSRPYRMVPRPYRLAPRPLLSAYRRSMMMSYAADRSMMSPYERSMMSAYERSMMSPMAERSMMSAYERSMMSAYERSMMSPMAERSMMSAYERSMMSAYERSMMSPMSADRSMSSYAAADRSMMSSYAAADRSMMSSYADRSMMSSYADRSMMSYAESYADSYMVPPLPPEEPPTMPPLPPEEPPMTPPLPPEEPPEGAELAAEGLALTAEMQALPAEGLAGAEMPPLPAEELASTEARAFAAEGPAEAALAPEGPVTEMLAFATEGSVYPTSTEGPALPAEMPPLPPESPVPTERPPLPPEGSLLPTEPPPLPTEPPEMPPLPTEGPPPAEMPPLPAEEPAPPTEMPPLPAEGPEMPPLPAEGPEMPPLPAEGPEMPPLPSEAPGLPSEMPPLPSEGSGLSAGMPPLPPEAPALPIEMPSWPTAGPPALPSEGPALPPKELTWQELTSPPEPPPLPAECSEYPSLPPQPSGEAPELPVPSSGPTGAVREPRSPTTSGAPESDGPPPPPESTVQVPQTTSGSPELSLASQTAGPEGEAPVSAPEPAVAPGPLEASEPGEGSGPVLRAPEPATASSSETPVRGTDSASSGAGDFTAETGQSADGEGLPLPVQSREELCASESLSLAGGPCGPATSEANAPLAAQETEHGAISTTCAEAVSEAHAPKSFPAGEAGEPGESLAISSSVVDGAGPVVAAGPRVDKAGEAGAPVPETEPAPAGEAGPEEPLPSQEIENDMVISTSPAGGSEIDIELPLPPKDVDAEALPADGQPAEPAAAVGGLPSAKEPADGPAVASSSSDCCGAEAPAPPPAPPGERDSVFGLGAGDFNELELMRPLLPKDMERAAALAASVGFLGAGVSGPLPPVPMGPSLPERADESSSSDEKDDYEIFVKVKDTHEKSKRHKSRDKGEKESKKSKKSRSRSHSKSKKRKRSSRSDSASREATSKRGRSRSRNHSSSRKKHSTTDNKSRSRSVDKKESLESSLRSRSKRSKSSEHKSRRRASESRSRARKKSSKSKSPHRSQSRSRSRSRRRRRSSRSRSKSRGRRSSSKEKRRRSPKARSKSRERKRKRSSSKENRKAGRARSRSPSPGRRRRSRSAGRRRSPSPSPARRSRSRSRSRSPARRSRRSRSPPRRRSFSISPVRLRRSRTPLRRRFSRSPLRRKRSRSSERGRSPPKRLTDLDKAQLLEIAKANAAAMCAKAGVPLPPSLKPAAPPPTVEEKVAKKSGGATIEELTEKCKQIAQSKEDDDEIVNKPHVSDEEEEERPFYHHPFKLNEPKPIFFNLNIAAAKPTPPKNQVTLTKEFPVSSGSQHRKKEADSVYGEWVPVEKDGEESKDDDNVFSSNLPTEPVDISTAMSERALAQKRLTENAFDLEAMSMLNRAQERIDAWAQLNSIPGQFTGSTGVQVLTQEQLANTGAQAWIKKGQILVAAFLPRSVPALLFTTLRPLGPRISS; encoded by the exons ATGGCCGCCAACATCGAGCAGATCTTCAGGTCCTTCGTCGTCAGCAAATTCCGGGAGATCCAGCAGGAGCTGTCCAG TGGAAGAGTTGAAGGCCAGCTGAATGGTGAAACAAGCCCACCCGTGGAAGGAAATCCTTCAGGTGATGAAGCTGCTTGTGCCAGGAACCTACCAAATGAGGAAATCGTGCAGAAAATAGAAGAAGTACTAACTGGGGTCCTGGATACAGAGCTACGATGTAAACCAG aCGTAAAAGAGGCCTCGAGGAAAAGTAGATGCGTCTCTGTGCAGACAGACCCTACAGATGAGATTCCAACCAAAAAGGCAAAGAAACATAAAAAgcacaaaaacaaaaagaagaaaaagaagaaagagaaagagaaagagaaaaagtatAAAAGACAGCCAGAAGACTCTAAGCCGAAATTGCAAGTACATCATGCCGGGGAGCCCGGTGTAGAGTCTGATCCTTATTTGAAGTTTGATTCTGAGTCCCCAGTGATGGCACCGGCTCATTCTGGCAAAGCCCTTGGGCTCCCCGAGCCCCCCGCGGAGCCAGCGATGGCCCCGGGACTGAGCGAGCCCCTCCCGGGGCCTCTCGAAGCTCCCGAAGCAACAATGGAGGTGTCAGAGCCACCCCTGAAGGAAGGCACGAAGTCCTCGGCAACGACAACGGAGCCGTCGGAGCCGCCCGTCCCGGGAACCCCAGGGTTCCTTTGGGCGGAGCACCTGGAACCCCGGCCTGCGGAACTCGCAGCTGCCGCGACCCCGAGGTTGTCGGAGCTACACGGGACTATCTCTCTGGAGCAGTATGCCAGCCCCGTGCCGAAACCTCCAGAGCCGACGCCGGAAGAAAGGATGACCGAGGGGCCGGCGCCTCCGGCGTTGGAGCCATCCGAGTCCTTGGAGACGGCGCCAGAGACCCCACTGGAGGCGTTGCCCGGGCCATCCGTGGGAACGCCGGAGCAGCTGCCAGGGGTCGTGACGCTCGAGTTTCCGGAACCGCCCGCGGCGGCGACACCTCAGGAGTTGGCAGAACCACCAGCTGGGTCAGGCCCGGAGGCGCTGGGGCCGCCCGCGACCACGGCGCTGGAGCCTCCGGGGCCGCCCGCGGTGGCGGTGCCGGAGTGGGTGGGGCCGCCGGCGACCGTGGCgctggagtgggcggggccgCCCTTGACCCAAGCGCTGGAGTTGCCGGGGCCGCCCGCGACAACAGTGCTGGAGTTGGCAGGGTTTCCCGCGACGCGAGCGCCGGGATCGCCGGAGCCGCCCGTGACGAGAGAGCCGGGGTCGCCGGAGCCGCCCGTGATGATGGAGCTGGGGTCGCCGGAGCCGCCCGCGATGATGGAGGTGGGGTCGCCGGAGCCGCCGGCGATGACGGAGCCGCCCGCGGTGCTGGGGGCGCCGGGGCTGCCCGCGACAGCGGCGCTGGGGTCGCCGGGGTCGCCCGCGACAACGGCGCTGGGGTCGCCGGGGCCTCCCGCGACTCCGGCGCTGGAGTCGTCACTGTACACGCCTGTGCTTCCTATGTCAGTGGAGACGTCCCAGGAGGTCCCAGAGCCACCTGCAACCGCGCCGGCATCGGCCCAGGAGTCGCCAGGGCTGCCCTCGGCGGCGACGGCCGGGTTGGAGTTGCCGGGGCAGCCCTGGGAGCCGGTGGGCGGGTCGGAGTCGCCGGGGCCGCCCTCGGCTCCGGCGGCCTGGCAGCCCTCGGCGGCGGTGGCTGGGTTGGAGTCGCCGGGGCAGCCCCCGGCGACGACGGCCGGGCCGGAGTTGCCCGGGCTGCCCGCGGCGCCGACGGGGTTGGAGGCGGCGGGGCAGCCCGAGGCGGCGGCAGGGTTGGAGGCGCCGGGGCCGCCCGCGGTGACCACCACGGCGCCGGAGCTGCCGGGGCCGCCCGCGGTGACGACCACGGCCCCGGAGTTGCCGGGGCCGCCCGCGGTGACGACCACGGCGCTGGAGGCATCGGGGCTGCCGGCGGCAACGACAGCCGGTGCGCTGGTGCTGGAGTTGCCGGGGCAGCcctcggcggtggcggcggcggcggcgacgacgtCGGAGCCGACCGCAATGACCCTGTCCGAGTCCCCGGAGCCGCCCGAGACGACGGCGCTGGAGTCATACTGTACGGTAGCCCAGGTGCTGCCGGCCACGTTAGTTGGGGAGACTTCTGCTTCAGTAGCGGTGGATTCCATGATGGCCACAGAGTCCCATATGTTAGTGTCCAATACCCTGGAGTCCCATATGTTAGCGTCCAGCTCCATGGACTCCCATATGTTAGCGTCCAGCACCATGGACTCCCAGATGTTAGCGTCCAGCACCATGGACTCCCAGATGCTGGCGTCCAGCACCATGGACTCCCAGATGCTAGCGTCCAGCACCATGGACTCCCAGATGCTAGCGTCCAGCACCATGGACTCCCAGATGCTGGCGTCCGGCGCCATGAGCTCCCATATGTTAGCCACTAGCAGCATGAGCTCCCAGATGCTGGCCACCAGCTCCATGGACTCCCAGATGTTAGCCACCAGCTCCATGGACTCCCAGATGTTGGCCACCAGCTCCATGGACAGCCAGATGTTGGCCACCAGCTCCATGGACAGCCAGATGTTAGCCACCAGCTCCATGGACACCCAGATGCTAGCGTCCAGCTCCATGGACTCCCAGATGTTAGCCTCTAGCTCCATGGACCCCCAGATGTTAGCCTCGGGCACCATGGACCCCCAGATGTTGGCGTCGGGCACCATGGACGCCCACATGTTGGCGTCCGGCACCATGGACGCCCACATGTTGGCGTCGGGGGCCATGGACTCCCAGATGCTGGCCTCCAGCACCCCGGAGTCCTCCATGCTAGGGTCTAGCCGGCTGGCCCAGGATCCCTATAGGCTAGCCCAGGATCCTTATCGGTTAGCCCAGGACCCCTACCGGCTCGCTCAAGACGCCTACAGGTTAGGCCACGACCCCTACAGGGTAGGGCACGACCCCTATAGGCTAGCCCCCGACCCCTACAGGATGGCTGCCAGGCCCTATAGACTCTCCTCTAGACCCTACAGGATGGTCCCTCGGCCCTACAGATTAGCTCCCAGACCCCTCTTGTCAGCGTACAGGCGCTCTATGATGATGTCCTACGCCGCCGACCGCTCCATGATGTCCCCCTACGAGCGCTCCATGATGTCGGCCTACGAGCGCTCCATGATGTCCCCCATGGCGGAGCGCTCCATGATGTCCGCCTACGAGCGCTCCATGATGTCGGCCTACGAGCGCTCCATGATGTCGCCCATGGCCGAGCGCTCCATGATGTCGGCCTACGAGCGCTCCATGATGTCGGCCTACGAGCGCTCCATGATGAGCCCCATGAGCGCCGACCGCTCCATGTCGTCCTACGCCGCCGCCGACCGCTCCATGATGTCGTCCTACGCCGCCGCCGACCGCTCCATGATGTCGTCCTACGCCGACCGCTCCATGATGTCGTCCTACGCCGACCGCTCCATGATGTCCTACGCCGAGTCCTACGCCGATTCCTACATGGtgcccccgctgccccccgaAGAGCCGCCCACGATGCCGCCGCTGCCGCCCGAGGAACCCCCGATGACTCCGCCGCTGCCCCCCGAAGAGCCACCCGAGGGGGCGGAGTTGGCCGCCGAGGGGCTGGCCCTGACTGCCGAGATGCAGGCCTTGCCCGCCGAGGGGCTGGCGGGGGCCGAGATGCCGCCGTTACCCGCGGAGGAGCTGGCGTCGACAGAGGCGCGGGCGTTCGCCGCAGAAGGCCCGGCTGAGGCGGCGTTGGCCCCCGAGGGCCCCGTGACCGAGATGTTGGCGTTTGCCACCGAGGGGTCGGTCTACCCGACGTCCACCGAGGGGCCCGCGTTGCCGGCAGAGATGCCGCCGCTGCCCCCCGAGTCGCCCGTGCCGACCGAgaggccccctctgccccccgaggGGTCTCTGCTGCCGACCGAGCCGCCCCCTCTACCCACCGAGCCGCCCGAGATGCCGCCTCTGCCCACAGAAGGGCCGCCGCCCGCCGAGATGCCACCGTTGCCCGCGGAGGAGCCCGCGCCGCCGACCGAGATGCCGCCGTTGCCCGCGGAGGGGCCCGAGATGCCGCCGTTGCCCGCGGAGGGGCCCGAGATGCCGCCGTTGCCCGCGGAGGGGCCCGAGATGCCGCCTCTGCCCTCGGAGGCGCCCGGGCTGCCGTCCGAGATGCCGCCGTTGCCCAGCGAGGGGTCCGGGCTGTCGGCCGGGATGCCGCCCTTGCCTCCCGAGGCACCCGCGTTGCCGATCGAGATGCCGTCGTGGCCGACGGCGGGGCCTCCCGCCTTGCCGAGCGAGGGGCCGGCGTTACCCCCTAAAGAACTAACGTGGCAAGAGTTGACCTCGCCTCCCGAGCCTCCCCCACTGCCAGCCGAATGCTCCGAATACCCGTCGCTGCCTCCGCAACCTTCGGGAGAAGCGCCCGAGTTGCCGGTGCCGTCGTCGGGACCCACTGGTGCGGTCAGGGAGCCGCGGTCTCCGACGACGTCCGGGGCTCCAGAAAGTGACGGACCACCCCCGCCACCGGAAAGTACAGTCCAGGTGCCCCAGACCACCAGCGGGTCGCCGGAACTCTCCCTCGCCTCCCAAACCGCTGGACCGGAGGGCGAGGCTCCCGTGAGTGCCCCCGAGCCCGCGGTGGCCCCGGGGCCTCTCGAGGCATCGGAACCGGGGGAGGGCTCCGGACCCGTTCTCCGGGCACCGGAGCCCGCCACGGCGTCGTCGTCGGAGACCCCGGTGAGAGGAACGGATTCCGCCTCCTCCGGAGCGGGCGATTTCACGGCGGAGACCGGCCAGTCGGCCGACGGGGAggggctccccctccccgttCAGTCCCGTGAAGAGCTCTGCGCCAGCGAGAGCCTGTCCCTTGCGGGCGGGCCCTGCGGACCCGCGACGTCGGAAGCGAACGCCCCCCTCGCCGCCCAAGAGACCGAGCACGGCGCCATATCCACCACCTGCGCCGAGGCCGTCAGCGAGGCCCACGCCCCGAAGTCGTTTCCCGCCGGCGAGGCGGGAGAGCCCGGGGAATCGTTGGCCATCTCCTCCAGTGTCGTCGACGGAGCCGGGCCGGTGGTCGCCGCCGGCCCTCGAGTGGATAAGGCGGGCGAGGCGGGGGCGCCCGTTCCAGAGACTGAACCGGCCCCGGCCGGCGAGGCCGGTCCGGAGGAGCCTCTGCCGTCTCAGGAGATTGAGAACGACATGGTCATCTCCACGAGCCCCGCCGGTGGGAGTGAGATTGACATCGAGCTCCCTTTGCCCCCTAAAGACGTTGACGCGGAGGCCCTGCCGGCCGACGGCCAGCCGGCCGAGCCCGCCGCCGCCGTCGGAGGGCTTCCGTCGGCCAAAGAGCCGGCCGACGGCCCGGCGGTGGCGTCCAGCTCCAGCGACTGCTGCGGAGCGGaggcgccggccccgccccccgccccgcccggcgAGCGGGACTCGGTGTTCGGCCTCGGCGCCGGCGATTTTAACGAACTGGAGCTCATGAGGCCTCTCCTCCCTAAGGACATGGAACGAGCCGCGGCGTTGGCCGCCAGCGTCGGGTTTTTGGGCGCCGGCGTCTCCGGCCCGCTGCCCCCCGTCCCCATGGGCCCCAGCCTCCCCGAGCGAGCCGACGAGTCTTCTTCCTCCGACGAGAAGGACGACTACGAGATCTTCGTGAAGGTTAAGGACACGCACGAGAAGAGCAAGCGCCACAAGAGCCGGGATAAGGGCGAGAAAGAGTCCAAGAAATCCAAGAAGAGCCGGTCGCGGTCCCATTCCAAGTCCAAGAAGCGGAAGCGGTCATCCCGGTCCGACTCGGCTTCCCGAGAGGCGACCTCGAAGAGAGGCAGGTCTCGGAGCCGAAACCACTCGAGTTCCCGAAAGAAACATTCCACGACGGACAACAAGTCCCGCTCGAGGTCCGTGGACAAAAAGGAGAGCCTCGAGTCCTCCCTGAGGTCTCGGAGCAAGCGCTCCAAGTCTTCCGAGCACAAGTCGCGCCGGCGGGCCAGCGAGTCCCGCTCCCGGGCCCGGAAGAAATCTTCCAAGTCCAAGTCGCCGCACCGGTCCCAGTCGCGCTCGCGGTCCCGGTCCAGGCGCCGGAGGCGGAGCAGCCGGTCGCGGTCCAAGTCGCGGGGCCGGCGGTCCTCGTCCAAGGAGAAACGGAGGCGCTCCCCCAAGGCCCGCTCCAAGTCGAGGGAGAGGAAGCGGAAGCGGTCCAGCTCCAAGGAGAACCGCAAAGCCGGGCGGGCCCGGAGCCGCAGCCCCAGCCCCGGCCGGCGGCGGCGGTCCCGCTCggcggggaggaggcggagcCCCAGCCCGTCCCCGGCCCGCCGCAGCCGCAGCCGCAGCCGCAGCCGCAGCCCCGCCCGCCGCAGCCGCAGGTCCCGCTCGCCCCCCAGGAGACGCAGCTTCAGCATCTCCCCCGTCCGGCTGAGGCGGTCGCGGACCCCCCTGAGGAGGCGCTTCAGCAGATCCCCCCTCCGCCGAAAACGGTCCCGCTCGTCCGAGAGGGGCAGATCGCCGCCCAAACGGCTGACCGATTTAG ATAAGGCCCAGCTTCTGGAAATAGCCAAAGCTAATGCAGCGGCAATGTGCGCCAAGGCTGGTGTGCCCTTGCCGCCAAGCTTGAAACCTGCTGCCCCGCCGCCGACAGTGGAAGAGAAAGTGGCCAAAAAGTCAGGAGGCGCGACAATAGAAGAGCTCACGGAG AAATGCAAGCAGATCGCTCAGAGTAAAGAAGACGACGACGAGATAGTGAACAAGCCTCACGTttcggacgaggaggaggaggaacgccCTTTCTACCATCACCCCTTTAAACTAAATGAACCCAAGCCCATTTTCTTCAACCTAAAC ATTGCTGCCGCCAAGCCCACCCCACCCAAGAATCAGGTAACGTTGACAAAAGAATTCCCCGTGTCGTCTGGCTCCCAACATCGGAAGAAGGAAGCGGACAGCGTGTACGGCGAGTGGGTTCCGGTGGAGAAAGAcggggaggagagcaaagacGACGATAATGTCTTCAGCAGCAATTTGCCTACTGAG